The following are encoded in a window of Amaranthus tricolor cultivar Red isolate AtriRed21 chromosome 2, ASM2621246v1, whole genome shotgun sequence genomic DNA:
- the LOC130805038 gene encoding pentatricopeptide repeat-containing protein At1g03540-like, whose amino-acid sequence MKPFQGRSLVSGFRKQSSLVSELLHLCRSTSLLEAFKLLNIIESTQIISSDVKPLVYASLLQTATKVKSFNHGLQLHSFITKSGLIANSLVGNSLLSFYFKLGGDLIFSTKLFDELAMKDVISWTSMISAFVRVKPELALQYFSTMLDAGIEANAFTLSTGIKACSELGDVKLGKSFHGVVFRCGFEFNRVIASALMDLYGRNNKFKYALYVFDKLSERDSVCWSSIVSALTKNDLYEEALAYFYLMQREFKLVPDEFTYGSVLTACGNLGRLKQGKQVHARIFTTGLSGYVVAESSLVDMYGKCGQVEDSQCVFDRMRERNDVSWCALLNGYCQNGLFDCVIKLFRMIKSPHLYSFGTIIRACAGLGAVRHGKEVHCKYIRKGGRGHVIVESALVDLYAKCGLIDYAHILFIQMPVRNLISWNSMICGFAQNGRGLEAIDLFGKMLKEGVQPDFISFLGVIFACSHAGLVDQGREYFISMVQEYGIKPGIEHYNCIVDLLGRAGLIEEAEILIENSVFKDSYSLWPALLGALTTRRNSSAVERIALKMMEREPKNHLSYVHLINVYKSDGRWNDAMRIRKLMEDIGAEKLPGKSCVENAFGLVRENRNIVR is encoded by the coding sequence ATGAAACCATTCCAAGGACGCTCGCTTGTCTCTGGTTTCCGAAAACAGTCCTCCCTCGTATCTGAACTCCTCCATTTATGTAGATCAACTTCATTGTTGGAAGCTTTTAAACTCCTTAATATTATCGAGTCGACACAGATAATAAGCTCAGATGTAAAGCCCCTTGTTTATGCGTCTCTGCTGCAAACAGCTACTAAAGTCAAGAGCTTCAATCATGGGTTACAACTTCATTCTTTTATCACCAAATCTGGTCTTATTGCTAATAGTCTTGTGGGTAATAGTTTATTGTCCTTTTATTTCAAGCTAGGAGGAGATttaattttttccacaaaactGTTTGATGAATTGGCTATGAAAGATGTGATTTCTTGGACTTCGATGATTTCAGCATTTGTAAGGGTTAAACCTGAATTAGCCCTTCAATATTTTTCAACTATGTTGGATGCTGGTATTGAAGCTAATGCCTTTACTTTATCTACTGGAATTAAGGCCTGTTCAGAACTTGGGGATGTAAAGCTTGGTAAAAGCTTTCATGGGGTTGTTTTCAGATGTGGTTTTGAATTTAATCGAGTGATTGCTAGTGCATTAATGGATTTGTATGGGAGGAACAACAAGTTCAAGTATGCCCTCTATGTGTTCGATAAATTGTCTGAACGAGATTCTGTTTGTTGGTCTTCAATTGTTTCTGCTTTGACAAAAAATGACTTGTATGAAGAAGCTTTAGCATACTTTTACCTCATGCAGAGGGAGTTTAAGCTAGTACCAGATGAATTTACATATGGGTCAGTTTTGACTGCTTGTGGAAATTTGGGGAGACTAAAACAAGGAAAACAAGTTCATGCCAGAATTTTCACAACCGGGCTTTCTGGATATGTGGTTGCAGAGAGTAGCCTGGTAGATATGTACGGAAAATGTGGGCAAGTTGAAGACTCACAATGTGTCTTTGATAGGATGAGGGAAAGGAATGATGTATCCTGGTGTGCCTTGTTAAATGGCTACTGTCAGAATGGATTGTTTGATTGTGTTATTAAGCTTTTCAGGATGATAAAAAGTCCTCATCTTTATAGTTTTGGAACTATTATACGTGCGTGTGCAGGTTTGGGTGCTGTAAGACATGGAAAAGAGGTTCATTGTAAATATATAAGGAAGGGTGGGAGAGGACATGTCATAGTTGAATCTGCTTTAGTTGATCTCTATGCAAAATGTGGATTGATTGATTATGCACACATATTGTTTATACAGATGCCTGTCCGAAATTTGATATCTTGGAACTCAATGATATGCGGCTTTGCGCAAAATGGCCGGGGTCTTGAAGCAATTGATTTGTTTGGTAAGATGCTGAAAGAGGGTGTTCAGCCTGATTTCATTAGTTTTCTTGGTGTCATTTTTGCTTGTAGTCATGCAGGTTTGGTTGATCAGGGACGAGAGTACTTTATCTCCATGGTTCAGGAATATGGAATTAAACCCGGAATTGAGCATTATAATTGCATCGTGGATCTTTTAGGCCGAGCTGGGTTGATAGAGGAAGCGGAAATTTTGATAGAGAACTCGGTGTTTAAAGACTCGTATTCTCTCTGGCCTGCTCTTTTAGGTGCTTTGACAACCCGTAGGAATTCAAGTGCGGTTGAGCGTATTGCACTAAAAATGATGGAACGCGAACCCAAAAACCATCTAAGTTATGTGCACCTTATTAATGTTTACAAAAGTGATGGTCGTTGGAACGATGCGATGAGAATAAGGAAGTTGATGGAAGATATAGGAGCTGAGAAGTTGCCTGGCAAGAGTTGCGTTGAAAATGCATTTGGATTAGTTCGGGAAAATAGGAATATAGTGAGgtga